The genomic window TCATCGCCTGCTGATTCGCATGCTTTGCCAGATCAAAATAAAGATCGTTTTTCATCAATTCCAGGAACTGAATTCCCAACAATCTGCCTTTTGCCAGCAAAGCTCCTTTCTGCTTAATATTAAAAGCAAAATCCTGCTGAAGCTCCTGATTATTAATGACAATAGCCTCACCGATTAAAGCTCCGTTTTTAGTTCCGCCCAAATAGAAAACATCGGTAAGCTCCGCAACTTTTTCCAACGTCAGATCACTGATTTCAGAAGTTAAGCCATGTCCCATTCTTGCACCGTCCATAAACAAAAACAGATGGTTTTCTTTACAGAATTTTGAAAGTTCTTCCAGTTCTTTTAAGGTATAAACCGTTCCCAATTCAGTAGAATTCGAAATATATACCAACTTCGGCATTACCTGGTGTGGAATATTTTTATGATTTTCCAGAACCGGAATGATATCTGCAGGAGTCAGTTTTCCGTCTTCTTTTTCAATACTTAAAATCTTATGTCCTGTTGCTTCAATTGCTCCTGTTTCATTATTGAGAATATGTCCTGTAGATGCAGAAATCGTACATTGATAAGGTCTTAACAAGGAAGAAATTACAATTAAATTAGCCTGAGTTCCACCGGAAACAAGATAAACTTCCGCGTCTGATTTTTTAATTTTTTGTTTGATTAATTCTTTAGCCTGCAAAGAATATTGATCTTCTCCATAACCTGCCTGCTGATCTGTATTATGCTCTAAAAGAGCCTGCAAAATATTAGGATGACACCCTTCCGAATAATCGTTTTTGAATGAAAATTTCATAGAGTAAAATTAAAAAAACTTAAAACATCAAGCACCAATAATTCATAATATTTTGTTAGATTTGTAATGAAAATCATCTAACATTTTGAAAACAACATTAACCGAAGAAAATTATCTCAAAGCTTTATTTCATCTGGTAGACAGTGAAAGCAAGGTAACGATTAATGAGCTCAGTAAATTTTTAACTGTAAAAATGCCGAGTGTTAACAATATGATGAAGAAGTTTGCTGAGAAAGGCTGGGTTATCTATGAAACCTATAAACCACTCATCGTTACTGAAAAAGGACGTCGTGAAGCTTCTTTGGTGGTAAGAAAACACAGGCTTACAGAAATGTTTCTGGTAAAAAAAATGAATTTCGGCTGGGAAAATGTACATGAGATTGCAGAACAGCTAGAGCATGTACACTCTGCTATCTTTTTTGATAAAATGGATGAAATTCTTGATTATCCTAAATTTGATCCTCATGGAGAACCCATTCCTGATAAAGACGGAAATATTATTGCTCAGGATCTGCAAAAACTAAGCAGCTGCGAGCCTGGAGAAATTGTAACTTTTACTTCTGTAACACTTTCTGATGATGCTTTTCTTAATTATCTGACTGAAAGAAATTTATTGCTGAACAAGAAAATAAAAATTGTCAAAATTGAAAGTTTCGACAAATCCATTACCGTAGAAGTTGATAAAAAACAGGAGGTCTTAAGCAGAAAAGCGACGGAAAAAATACTGGTTAAAAAATAATCATTCATGAATATTTTATTCAATCTATTATTCATTTCTAAAATTTACGGAAAATGTAAAAAATTTCAGTCTCCTTAAGCTGAAGAATTCATTGTAAATTGTCTTTATTTCAGAAACAAAAAATTCACAACCTTTCTTGATTTACAGAGCTTTTATTTCAAAACTTTAAAAATCATCTTAATCTGTTATAAATTTCTGTTAAAAAAGACTCCGAATTTTTCCCTTATCAGAATAGAAAAATATTGGAAATAAAATCAAAAACACCGATTAATAAAAGAATTAAAAGCATTTAAAAATTTCACAAGAGTGAAATAAACCCTACTTCTTAAAAAAAACAGGCTATTTTTTCCATCTTATATGGCATTGTCTTTGAATTTCAAATGATAATTTAAATTTAAAAATATGAAAAATACTTTGAAATTATCAGTAGCTGTTTTTGGGCTTTTTGTTGCCACCCAGGCTAAAGCTCAAATACTTAATGGAAATGTTGGTGGTACTGTTTCCTCTAATGTTAATACCGGTAAAATTATCTCTGACGCCAAAAACGGAACTGCAGCAACAACAGGTAAAGTAAATGATGTAGTAAACAAAACAAAAACTTCGGCTGAAGATGCAACCAACAAGGCAAAAAGCACTCTTAAGTCTGGCAAAGAACAAAACTCCGCTACTGTAAGAACGGAATCTTCAGTAAACACACAGGCATCCTCCAACGGAACTGCAGGGGTAGAAATAAACACCAATTCGGATGCGACCATACAAAATGGAAATTCTTCCGGTAACTCTCCTAGTGTAAAAGAACAGGCACAAAATGCGTCGAGCAAAGCAGGAAAAAAAATAAGCACCACAAAAGATCATACCGAAACAAAAATCAAGAAAGTGTCCGAGAAAGCTAAAAACATAACTCCTTCCGGACAGCTTAACACTCAAGTTTCAGGGCAGACTCATGTAGGTCATTAAGATTTAAATACAATATAGAAGAGGTGGCAGATTTAATAATAAAGATCTGTCACCTTTCTTTTTTCTGCATTTTCGAAAAAGGAATTCCAATAATTTTTTATACAGAAAAAAATTTGCCTGAAATTTAAATGCATATAACATACAAAATTGATTACAATAGGATAATAAAAAATCTACATTACAACTGATTTTACACTATAATGAATTTAACAAGTAAAAGCATGATTAAGGTAACAAAATCCGCAAATAAAGTGTTATTTTTAATCAAACACTTTAATTTAAAAGGAATAATTATGAAAAACCGTATGTATAAGATAATTGCCAGCGCAATAATATTATCATCATTTCTAAGCTGTATACAAAATCCGGCTAAGGCGAATTGCCCGCAGATTGAGCAAGCTCAGAAAAACAAGGAAATCGTTCTTAAGTTTTATCAGGAAATGTTCGGGGATAAGGATATTTCAGCCGTTGACAGATATGTAACCAAAGACTATGTCCAACACAATCCAACGGTGGCTGATGGTGCAGATGCATTCAAAAAAGCCGCGTCAAATTGGTTTCAAGGAACTGAAAAAACAAAGGTTGATGTTCAGCATGTCGCTGCAGAAGGTGATTTAGTATTCATCCATATTAAAAATACAAATGAGGACGGCTCATTGAAATCCACCATGGATATATTTCGAATTCAAGACGGAAAAATAGCGGAACACTGGGATGTTAACGAAAATGTGCCACAAAATTCAGCAAACCCACACCCCATGTTTTAAAAATTTATGCAGCAGCTAATTGGTCAGTTGAATTATTCACTTCAAAATCTCATCAATAATAGATCACATAGAATTCTTCGGTTTTTTACTTTGGTCCGGTTGTCAGCCCTCAATCATATTAAGTAACTGTATAATCTTCTGGCAACTGGACGTTTTTAATAACAAAAAAATTCAGCAACGTTTTTAATAAGTCTTGAAATAAAAAATCCCGAAAGTTTTAATTCCGGGATTTTTTTAGCATTGTATGGTTGTTAATCCAAAACACTCCACCCTCTTTTCGGGTTGGTATTGGAAGAAACCTCCTGTTCGTTTACGATAATGTTTTCTTTTCTCTGACCAATATAATCCAGCTCGCTCAATTTTGAGAAGATGATTTCCAGGCTTTTCAACATCTGCTGAATATACAATAAAGGTTCTCCGCAATTGTGATGATCATAATTGGTTTCAGCTACAATCGATAATTGATTTAATAAAGTATGAGGAGCAATTTCGCTCCATTCTAAGCTATAATTCAGCATTTCTTCCAGTTCCGCAGGAACCAATACTTGTGTAGCATTGTATAAATTCAAAGCTAACTTAGCAAAAGATTCTATCAAAAATACGGGTGGTTGCCAAGGCGTGATGTTTCTAAACTGAAAATACATATCCGCAAAAGTAGTAACCATCGTATTACACAAAAATTTTACATTCTGTGCCAATGCTGTATTCTGGTTTTTATGGGAAGCTTTTTGAATAATTTTAAAAGCATATTGTTGCAAATTCCCGATTGATTTTGCAAAACCATTATAATAATTCAGCAACGCAGGATGGCTTTGAACAGAAGTGCAAGGCGGAATAAAATTTGAATCTACCTGAGCAATATTTCCTTTAAGATCAACTTTCCCAACAATAAGATAATTCCCTCCTGAATAGCTGCTGTTTAGAGACGTTACCGGAAGTAATTCTATATGGTAATTAGACTGTGCGTTCGGATGTCTCGGCGGGATTTCTTCAGGATCAATATCTCCGAAAGGAACTTTATCAAAAGGATTTACAGAAATCAGAATATAGTATTCTCCATCTGCCTGTTCCTCATTCATGGATTTTGCCAAAGATTTTACACTCACTCTCCTATCATTAAGCTCTACCCTGTATCCCGCTAATGTAACGGCGCTACAATGTTTGATCACCAACTGAACATCATTGGTTGCCGTATTATGAACATCAAAAATAGTTTTGTCGGTAAACTCGTTGGGAATGGGTAAAAGTCCGTAATTATAATTGGTAATTCCTAATGAATTGGAATCTCTAATGGTATCAATTAAAAAATTATCCTGATCATTTAAATGTCTTTGGGAAACCTTCATTCCGTCTACCCAATTGATCGCAAAATGTTTAATGGGCTGTATCATATTAAATACTTTTATAATTTGTGTGTGTTATGATTTTTTGGCAATTCCTTCTTCTTCATGCTGAATTACTCTTTTGCAAATCACCACTTCATTTTCTGAAATGCTGTTTGCAGAAATATCCTGATCGAAATTGATGTATTTTCTAAAGCTGAAAAATGATTTCTTTGTGTAAAAAATCCAGTAATAAGGCTCTTGCATGCTATCTGTAAGATGGATAACAGATCCAGGATTTTTATGATTATAATCGTCTACTACCCTATAAAACCAATCCCCGAAAGTAACTCCCGTCGGTAAAGTCTTAGCCTTAATTCTGAAACGGTTAGATTCTTCCAGGTTTTTGCTCAATTCTACATTCAGCACCATTAATCTGTCAAAATCTGCACCTTCAAAGTCAGGAAGTTTTTGATCCGGCGAATACCTCCATGTTTTATAAATATCAACCGGAATGCTGATAAACTGAACATAGCAATAATGGAAAACCATTGGGACAAGAAATATGAAAACACTTGTCGCAGCCATTACCGGATAACCTATTCCTTTGCTCATCCAACCAAAGATCAATGTAAAAAGATAACCTCCGAATAGAATACACGTTAAGGAAAGTACAGACTCAAATAATATACTCATTGAGAAAGAGTCAATATGCTTTTTAAAATATCTATGCAGAAGATTAACATGGATAATTCCCAAAATGAAATAAATAATCTGGGCAATCAGATACCAGTAAGGATTAAAAGAATTTCTGGCAAAACCAAAAAAACCGGGTACAGCTATACATAAACTGCACAGAAGAACATAAATAATAATGGTTTTGATTTTGATAGCAGGTTTACTTCGCCTGATGATTCCTAAAATAACCATCATAATTACTGCAATCAAAGGCATTAAAATATATCTTAAAAATATACCTTTTACTGAAGAGATTTCCATTTGTCTTTTTTCAATTAATAATGTATTGGTGTCTGTAAATATAGTAAATTATTTTAGAGGAATGTAGAGTAGCCAAGACGGTTTGCATTTCTTTCATCGTCTTCCAGAGCGAAAGAATATTCCTGTTTTTCTGTAATGAAATTTTCTTTTACATCTACACTTACCGGTAAAAAATAATCATATAGCGTATGGAGAATTTTTCTGAAAGGGCTTCCGTCAATAAACTTATTCATCTCAGCATACGGAATCGGTCCGATATTCACCACCCAATTTCTTTGTCCGTCCATATGACTTCCGCTCGGAATATAAGTAACTCCCAATCTGGAATTTCCCAGCAGCATCGAGTCATCATTCTCTTCTATTTTATCGATCACATTGGGTGCGAAAGTAACTTCTACCGGGATCTGAAGAAATGCGGTCATGCATCTCTCAAACCACCTTTTATCTCCTCTGATCTGATGAAAAAACGGCAAGATATAAATGAAAATATAGGCATTCTGCTTGTCAAGCATAGTCACCAGAGGCCAAAGCTCACTGATGGTATCCAGTAAGGAATCTGTATCGCTGGAAATATCAAAATCGAATTCTTTCAGCAAAGCACTGATTTCAGTAAAGAAAATCTCCAATTCAAAAGGTTTGAAAAATTTTCTTGCATCCTCTTCCACTTTTTTTTGCTTCCGGATTTCTTTAACAACCGTTTCTACATTTTTCCTGGATGCTCCCAATGACGGTGGATGAAACAAGCCTTCAGGAAGATAATCATAAATTCCTTCCCTATACGTTTCTATCGTAAAAACCTCTTCGTCAAAACCTAAGAAATGACTTGAGATTCCTTTAATATCCTTAAGATAAGCTCTGTCATTAATTCCCAGGCGTTCAATAAAAATATTGCTTACGGCTCTATGGTATTTTAACAGATTAACAGCCACAGCTTCAGCTTTAAAATCTGTCTGCAGCTTATTGTAATGCATATCTATAATATCATTCTCATACATAGTATTTTCTGTGATTTTGGGCGTGTAAAGGTAATATATCTCCTATTATCGAAAAAATATTTCCTCAAAAAATTTCACTTTAAAAATACTAATTTAATCCCATTAAAAGAATAATCCATGCAATTATCCGTAAAAATACGGTAACAAAAGATAGAGTTTCTCTGTTTAAAGTTTATGCGCAATTTTAAAACAAAAAGAAATAAATTAACGAAATGCTTATTTAAATTAAATTTTATTAACATGATGAAGCATAATAAATCTGCTGTATTGTACTCCTATTTCAGAAACTGAGCCGTATCTTTGCACCCTGAAAATGTTATTTACAATGAAAAGTATGTATTCTAAAATTCTGATTTTAGCGTTCATGGCATCTTCGCTCTATTCTTATGCGTGGGGACTGACGGGACACAGAATTATCGCGGAAATCGCAGAAAATCATCTTTCCGGAAAGGCAAGAAGAGAAATTAAAAAAATTATGGGGAAAGAACGCCTTGCTTATTGGGCAAACTGGCCGGATTTCATCAAATCGGATACGACAGGTGCATGGAAGCAGGCATCAGCCTGGCATTATGTAAACATCGATCCTCAGACAGACCTTAAAGCTTTTGAAAAGAACCTGGAAGCTCAGGCCGGTCCAAGTTTATACACTCAGGTAAAAGTATTGTCGAGCCAGATTAAAGATGAAAAAACCTCTGAAAAAGACAGAAAAATTGCTTTAATTTTCCTGATTCACATCATGGGAGATTTGGCACAGCCTTTACACGTAGGAAGAGCTGAAGATTTAGGAGGAAATAAAATAAATGTTACTTATTTTGGTGAAAAAACAAACTTACACTCCGTTTGGGACGGAAAATTAGTAGATTCACAAAAATACAGCTATACAGAATATTCAAAATTACTGGATATCAAATCTAAAGATGAAGTAGCTAAAATTCAGTCAGGAACACTGGAAGACTGGTTGTATGATTCTCATCAGATTGCCAATAAAATCTATGCTCAAACTCCAAATGATTCAAAATTGTCATACGATTACCAGTACAAATTTAATGATATCATGGAAAGACAGCTTCTATACGGAGGTTTGAGATTATCGAAATTATTGAATGATCTTTTTTAATGTTGATGGTTGATGGTCTTTAGTTGATCGTTAAACTTAAAATGATATAAGCGGAACCTTGGTTTCGCTTTTTTTATTTTTTACGGTAAATAATATGAATTTTCATATTACTTTTAATCGTTTTCCCAAAAAGGCATTCAGGATGAGATTTTCTATGCTTAGATTCTTAACAAAAGATCATCTCTATGAGTGTTTTTTAAGCGGATTACAACTCTAGCCCCGATTGTAGCAATTGTTTGAG from Chryseobacterium camelliae includes these protein-coding regions:
- a CDS encoding type VI secretion system baseplate subunit TssG, with amino-acid sequence MYENDIIDMHYNKLQTDFKAEAVAVNLLKYHRAVSNIFIERLGINDRAYLKDIKGISSHFLGFDEEVFTIETYREGIYDYLPEGLFHPPSLGASRKNVETVVKEIRKQKKVEEDARKFFKPFELEIFFTEISALLKEFDFDISSDTDSLLDTISELWPLVTMLDKQNAYIFIYILPFFHQIRGDKRWFERCMTAFLQIPVEVTFAPNVIDKIEENDDSMLLGNSRLGVTYIPSGSHMDGQRNWVVNIGPIPYAEMNKFIDGSPFRKILHTLYDYFLPVSVDVKENFITEKQEYSFALEDDERNANRLGYSTFL
- a CDS encoding S1/P1 nuclease; its protein translation is MKSMYSKILILAFMASSLYSYAWGLTGHRIIAEIAENHLSGKARREIKKIMGKERLAYWANWPDFIKSDTTGAWKQASAWHYVNIDPQTDLKAFEKNLEAQAGPSLYTQVKVLSSQIKDEKTSEKDRKIALIFLIHIMGDLAQPLHVGRAEDLGGNKINVTYFGEKTNLHSVWDGKLVDSQKYSYTEYSKLLDIKSKDEVAKIQSGTLEDWLYDSHQIANKIYAQTPNDSKLSYDYQYKFNDIMERQLLYGGLRLSKLLNDLF
- a CDS encoding metal-dependent transcriptional regulator; the protein is MKTTLTEENYLKALFHLVDSESKVTINELSKFLTVKMPSVNNMMKKFAEKGWVIYETYKPLIVTEKGRREASLVVRKHRLTEMFLVKKMNFGWENVHEIAEQLEHVHSAIFFDKMDEILDYPKFDPHGEPIPDKDGNIIAQDLQKLSSCEPGEIVTFTSVTLSDDAFLNYLTERNLLLNKKIKIVKIESFDKSITVEVDKKQEVLSRKATEKILVKK
- a CDS encoding ester cyclase, whose amino-acid sequence is MIKVTKSANKVLFLIKHFNLKGIIMKNRMYKIIASAIILSSFLSCIQNPAKANCPQIEQAQKNKEIVLKFYQEMFGDKDISAVDRYVTKDYVQHNPTVADGADAFKKAASNWFQGTEKTKVDVQHVAAEGDLVFIHIKNTNEDGSLKSTMDIFRIQDGKIAEHWDVNENVPQNSANPHPMF
- a CDS encoding TssN family type VI secretion system protein, encoding MEISSVKGIFLRYILMPLIAVIMMVILGIIRRSKPAIKIKTIIIYVLLCSLCIAVPGFFGFARNSFNPYWYLIAQIIYFILGIIHVNLLHRYFKKHIDSFSMSILFESVLSLTCILFGGYLFTLIFGWMSKGIGYPVMAATSVFIFLVPMVFHYCYVQFISIPVDIYKTWRYSPDQKLPDFEGADFDRLMVLNVELSKNLEESNRFRIKAKTLPTGVTFGDWFYRVVDDYNHKNPGSVIHLTDSMQEPYYWIFYTKKSFFSFRKYINFDQDISANSISENEVVICKRVIQHEEEGIAKKS
- a CDS encoding threonine aldolase family protein, which codes for MKFSFKNDYSEGCHPNILQALLEHNTDQQAGYGEDQYSLQAKELIKQKIKKSDAEVYLVSGGTQANLIVISSLLRPYQCTISASTGHILNNETGAIEATGHKILSIEKEDGKLTPADIIPVLENHKNIPHQVMPKLVYISNSTELGTVYTLKELEELSKFCKENHLFLFMDGARMGHGLTSEISDLTLEKVAELTDVFYLGGTKNGALIGEAIVINNQELQQDFAFNIKQKGALLAKGRLLGIQFLELMKNDLYFDLAKHANQQAMKIKNAMKERGVQFLSDTYTNQIFPILSNELIQKLTEKFDFYVWKKIDENFSAIRLITSWNTNDEPVNEFIEIIKTEL